Genomic DNA from Enterobacter pseudoroggenkampii:
GTGCATATTACGCTTTCCCGCTTCAGAGTCAAGCGTTTATTTTCGCTATTCTCTGCTGACCCGGCGGCGTGATGTGCCGTTGTTCCGTGTCAGTGGAGGCGCATTATAGGGAGTTATTCTGAAGTGACAAGCACAAAATACAAAAAACTTTTCGTTCGCTCACTTTTCAAACTTAACGCTTATTTATGTCGCGAATCGTCCGTTAAATGTGCGATTTCTCGCGCAAAACTGGCTACCTGCGACCAGTCGGTATAAACCACTTCTTTACGCGTGTCGGTTTCGCCCCCCGTCATCTTCATAATAAGACGGATCATAAAGCGGTCATACCAGCGGTAGCGAGGGTAGCGCAGCGCGCCGGCAAAGACGGCGCACAGATCAGGCTGCCACGGCGAGTTGAGTAAAAACTTGCGCGTGTAGCTGTTGGTCTGCGGCGTGCGCTTCTCGGGTTTACGCGCGACCAGATTGACCGAGTAAAACGCACCGGGCAATTTGTTGAGCACCGCCGTATGCTTTTTCACAAAGCGATCCAGCGCCGGATGGAAATGCCCGTAACGAATAGATGCACCAATTACCACGCGGTCGTAATCCTGCCAGCTTATCTGCTCAGCACGGTTCAGGTTCACCACATCAGAGTAAATCCCCAGCTCTTTTAATTCAGATGCCAGATACGCGGCAATCTCACGCGTTTGCCCGTCTCGCGTAGAGAAAAGAATCAGTGTTTTCATCAACGGCTCCTTACTCGCGCCAGAATGTAGGGGTGAACAGCACCAGCAGCGTAAAGACCTCAAGACGACCAAACAGCATATTGGCGATGAGGATCCATTTCGCGACCGGGTTCATACTGGCAAAGTTATCC
This window encodes:
- the hemG gene encoding menaquinone-dependent protoporphyrinogen IX dehydrogenase, whose translation is MKTLILFSTRDGQTREIAAYLASELKELGIYSDVVNLNRAEQISWQDYDRVVIGASIRYGHFHPALDRFVKKHTAVLNKLPGAFYSVNLVARKPEKRTPQTNSYTRKFLLNSPWQPDLCAVFAGALRYPRYRWYDRFMIRLIMKMTGGETDTRKEVVYTDWSQVASFAREIAHLTDDSRHK